The following coding sequences lie in one Manis pentadactyla isolate mManPen7 chromosome 19, mManPen7.hap1, whole genome shotgun sequence genomic window:
- the LOC118930876 gene encoding olfactory receptor 10R2-like, with the protein MANSSCVTEFLLLGFSSLRELQLILFVAFLCLYSVILSGNFTIIAVIRSDRSLHTPMYFFLCVLSTSETFYTIVILPKMLLNLLSVFRTLSFTSCAAQMLFFLGFAVTNCLLLGVMGYDRYAAICRPLHYPILMSWTVCGQLAATCIVGGFLVSLVGTALVFSLPFCGSNKVNHYFCDIAPVIQLASAETYVNGLIIFICGVLVLVVPLIFICISYGFIVHTILKIPSAEGKRKAFSTCASHLIVVVVHYGCASSVYLRPSAKYISGEDKLVTVTYTIITPLLNPMVYSLRNKEVQWAIRKMIGKTGLSLKAL; encoded by the coding sequence ATGGCCAATTCCTCCTGTGTTACTGAGTTCCTACTGCTGGGTTTCTCCAGCCTTCGGGAATTACAGCTCATCCTCTTTGTGGCCTTTCTCTGCCTCTATTCAGTCATCTTGAGTGGAAACTTCACTATCATCGCAGTCATCCGCTCAGATCGCAGCCTCCACACGCCCATGTACTTCTTTCTGTGTGTCCTTTCGACCTCTGAGACCTTCTATACAATTGTCATCCTGCCCAAGATGCTTCTGAACCTGCTCTCTGTGTTCAGGACCCTGTCCTTCACGAGCTGTGCTGCCCAGATGCTCTTCTTCCTTGGCTTTGCTGTCACCAATTGCCTGCTGCTGGGGGTGATGGGTTATGACCGCTATGCTGCCATCTGCCGGCCTCTGCACTACCCCATCCTCATGAGCTGGACGGTGTGTGGACAGCTGGCTGCAACTTGTATCGTTGGGGGCTTCCTCGTATCTCTGGTGGGAACAGCTCTGGTCTTTAGCCTCCCTTTCTGTGGCTCCAACAAGGTCAACCACTACTTTTGCGATATTGCACCAGTCATCCAACTCGCCTCTGCTGAAACCTACGTCAATGGACTGATCATCTTCATCTGTGGGGTCTTGGTGCTTGTTGTGCCCTTGATCTTCATCTGCATCTCCTACGGCTTCATTGTCCATACCATCCTGAAGATCCCGTCGGCCGAAGGCAAGCgaaaagccttctccacctgcgcCTCCCACCTCATTGTGGTCGTCGTCCACTATGGCTGTGCCTCCTCGGTCTATCTGAGACCCTCAGCCAAATACATATCAGGCGAAGACAAGCTGGTGACAGTGACCTACACCATCATCACCCCACTGTTGAACCCGATGGTGTATAGCCTTAGGAACAAAGAAGTACAGTGGGCCATTCGGAAAATGATTGGGAAGACTGGGCTTTCACTTAAGGCTTTGTAA
- the LOC118930907 gene encoding olfactory receptor 10K1 — protein MERVNETLVREFIFLGFSSLARLQPLLFVIFLLLYLFTLGTNAIIVSTIVLDRALHTPMYFFLAVLSCSETCYTFVIVPKMLVDLLALKKTISFLGCAIQMSAFLFLGCSHSFLLAAMGYDRYVAICDPLCYSVLMGHGACVGLVAAACACGFTVSLVTTSLIFHLPFHASNQLHHFFCDISPVLKVASHHSSLSQLVIFMLGVFALVIPLSLILVSYIRIIAAILKIPSSGGKYKAFSTCASHLIVVTVHYGCASFIYLRPKSNYSSSQDTLISVFYTILTPLFNPMIYSLRNKEFKSALRRAIGQTSYPAN, from the coding sequence ATGGAGCGGGTCAACGAGACCCTGGTGAGAGAGTTCATCTTCCTTGGCTTCTCGTCTCTGGCCAGGCTGCAGCCGCTGCTCTTCGTGATCTTCCTGCTCCTCTACCTGTTCACGCTGGGCACCAATGCCATCATTGTTTCCACCATCGTGCTGGACAGAGCCcttcacacccccatgtacttcttcctcgcCGTCCTCTCCTGCTCTGAGACTTGCTACACCTTCGTCATTGTACCCAAGATGCTGGTCGACCTGCTGGCCCTGAAGAAGACCATCTCCTTCCTGGGCTGTGCCATCCAGATgtctgccttcctcttcctcGGCTGCTCCCACTCTTTCCTGCTGGCAGCCATGGGCTACGATCGCTACGTGGCCATCTGTGACCCCCTGTGCTACTCAGTGCTCATGGGACATGGGGCGTGTGTGGGGCTGGTGGCTGCGGCCTGTGCCTGTGGCTTCACTGTGTCCTTGGTCACCACATCCCTGATATTTCACCTGCCCTTTCACGCCTCCAACCAACTCCATCACTTCTTCTGTGACATCTCTCCTGTCCTCAAGGTGGCATCCCATCACTCTAGCCTCAGCCAGTTGGTCATATTCATGCTTGGCGTGTTTGCCTTGGTCATTCCGCTGTCACTCATCCTTGTCTCCTACATCCGCATCATCGCTGCCATTCTAAAAATCCCATCCTCCGGTGGGAAATACAAGGCCTTTTCTACCTGTGCCTCCCATCTCATTGTGGTAACTGTTCATTATGGCTGCGCCTCTTTCATCTACTTAAGGCCCAAGTCCAACTACTCTTCTAGTCAAGACACCCTCATATCTGTGTTTTACACCATCCTCACTCCATTGTTCAATCCAATGATTTACAGtctgagaaataaagaattcaaaTCAGCCCTTCGAAGAGCAATTGGCCAGACTTCATATCCTGCTAATTAA
- the LOC118930567 gene encoding olfactory receptor 10T2-like, with amino-acid sequence MKRQNQSMIAEFILVGFSTLGDLQILLFFIFLLVYLTTLMANSAIMTVIRLDRALHTPMYFFLFVLSCSETCYTLVIVPKMLSNLLSTSPTISLSGCAAQLYFFVGLACTNCFLIAVMGYDRYVAICNPLNYTLIVSRAACLQLVLAAGSCGFLISVVVNVLVFSVPFCASNRINHFFCDISAVIKLGCTDTSLKEMVIFFLSILVLLFPLVLIFISYVFIVSTILKISSAEGQRKAFSTCASHLTVVIVHYGCASFIYLRPTSLYSSDKDQLVSVTYTVITPLLNPLVYTLRNKEVRMALRKVLSKYSFPKTV; translated from the coding sequence ATGAAGAGACAGAACCAGAGCATGATTGCTGAGTTCATCCTCGTAGGCTTCTCCACCCTGGGGGATCTGCAGATCCTTCTCTTCTTTATCTTCCTGCTGGTCTACTTGACCACTCTGATGGCCAATAGCGCCATCATGACCGTCATTCGTCTGGACAGGGCTCTGCACACCCCTATGTACTTCTTTCTCTTCGTGCTCTCCTGCTCCGAAACCTGCTACACCTTGGTCATTGTACCAAAAATGCTGAGCaacctgctttccacaagcccgactatttctctctctgggtgtGCCGCTCAGCTCTATTTCTTCGTGGGCTTGGCTTGCACCAACTGTTTCCTAATCGCTGTGATGGGCTATGACCGCTACGTTGCCATCTGCAACCCTCTCAACTACACACTCATCGTCAGCCGAGCCGCCTGCCTGCAGCTGGTCCTGGCTGCCGGCTCCTGTGGTTTCCTGATCTCTGTGGTTGTCAACGTCCTGGTGTTCAGTGTACCCTTCTGCGCCTCCAATCGGATCAACCACTTTTTCTGCGACATTTCCGCTGTCATAAAACTGGGCTGCACAGACACCAGCCTGAAGGAGATGGTCATTTTCTTCCTCAGCATTCTGGTATTGCTGTTTCCCTTGGTATTGATCTTCATCTCCTATGTCTTCATCGTTTCCACCATCCTCAAGATCTCCTCAGCGGAGGGACAGcgcaaggccttctccacctgtgcctCCCACCTCACAGTGGTCATTGTCCACTACGGCTGCGCCTCCTTCATCTACTTGAGGCCCACATCCCTGTACTCCTCAGATAAAGACCAGCTTGTGTCAGTGACCTATACTGTGATAACCCCATTACTCAACCCCCTCGTCTACACTCTGAGAAATAAAGAAGTGAGGATGGCTTTGAGAAAGGTCCTCAGTAAATACTCATTTCCAAAAACTGTGTAA
- the LOC118930910 gene encoding olfactory receptor 10K2, whose amino-acid sequence MQIVSEDVLAIERVNETLVREFIFLGFSSLARLQPLLFVIFLLLYLFTLGTNAIVVSTTVLDRALHIPMYSFLAVLSCSETCYTFVIVPKMLVDLLAPKKTISFLGCAIQMSAFLFLGCSHSFLLAAMGYDRYVAICDPLRYSVLMGRGACVGLVAAACACGFTIAQIITSLVFHLPFHSSNQLHHFFCDIRPVLKVASHQTHLSQIVIFMLCALVLVIPLLLILVSYICIISAVLQFPSPLGRCKAFSTCASHLIVVTVHYGCASFIYLRPKSNYSSSQDALISVSYTILTPLFNPTIYSLRNKELRSALRRVVGRAISLRQH is encoded by the exons ATGCAG ATTGTCTCTGAGGATGTACTTGCCATAGAGCGGGTCAACGAGACCCTGGTGAGAGAGTTCATCTTCCTTGGCTTCTCATCCCTGGCCAGGCTGCAGCCGCTGCTCTTCGTGATCTTCCTGCTCCTCTACCTGTTCACGCTGGGCACCAATGCCATCGTCGTTTCCACCACCGTGCTGGACAGAGCCCTTCACATCCCCATGTACTCCTTCCTCGCCGTCCTCTCCTGCTCCGAGACTTGCTACACCTTCGTCATTGTACCCAAGATGCTGGTCGACCTGCTGGCCCCGAAGAAGACCATCTCCTTCCTGGGCTGTGCCATCCAGATgtctgccttcctcttcctcGGCTGCTCCCACTCTTTCCTGCTGGCAGCCATGGGCTACGATCGCTACGTGGCCATCTGTGACCCCCTGCGCTACTCAGTGCTCATGGGCCGTGGGGCGTGCGTGGGGCTGGTGGCTGCGGCCTGTGCCTGTGGCTTCACAATTGCACAGATCATCACGTCCCTGGTATTTCACCTGCCCTTCCACTCCTCCAACCAACTTcaccacttcttctgtgacatcCGTCCTGTCCTCAAGGTGGCTTCTCACCAGACCCACCTCAGTCAGATTGTCATCTTCATGCTCTGTGCCCTGGTCCTGGTAATCCCCCTGTTACTGATTTTGGTTTCCTATATTTGCATCATCTCTGCCGTACTCCAATTTCCTTCCCCCTTAGGCAGGTGCAAAGCTTTCTCCACCTGTGCTTCTCACCTCATTGTTGTCACTGTCCATTATGGCTGTGCCTCCTTTATTTACTTACGGCCTAAGTCCAACTACTCCTCAAGCCAAGATGCTCTTATATCGGTGTCCTATACTATCCTCACTCCGTTGTTCAATCCGACAATTTACAGCTTGAGAAATAAAGAGTTGCGATCAGCTCTTCGTAGAGTTGTGGGGAGAGCTATTTCCCTGCGACAACATTAA